The DNA window TCATAATTCTGAATTGACCTTTGCCGAAAAAATATCCGGCTTACTGAAAGTAGCGCCAACAGTGTTTGGTCCTATCAACAATGATCGACTGTATGATGAACTTCACCACTTTTACCCTGAAGAATTCCGGATGATAGATATATTTAGAGAACAACACCAACAACGCTTTTTATCGCTTATTGTTCAAGGTATCGAAAATAATGCCGTCCGGCCTGTCAATTTAAAAGTACTCCATCAACTTATTGACAGTGCGTTGAATGACCTGTTCTCTTACCGTTTTCTCTCCAATAGCAACATGACCTACCCGGATGCCCTGTCTGCTATGGCAGATATTATCGTCAATGGATTACTGCCCAAAAAAGAGTAAGCACATATGCCGGATGTTTTAAAATCGCGTGGGTACGCGATTTTAAAACGCCTCTCTCGACCACAAATACCAAAAATGTAATTCCGGTACTGGCCGTATTTACTCTCGCTCCCAATATCCGGTTATTACACATAACCCTTGGCTACAGCAATAAAAACTCTGACCCTCATGATAAATGCCCCACCCTTCAAAACCACTGTTAAGCCAAAACAGTTAACTGCCTTTTGCATACAGAAAGGAGGTACATACATGCGCATCATCATACAGGATGTGCCAGTTTTCGCCGATTCCGCCTTATCCAAGGAAACAATTCAGCAAATTGCCACAGATCTTATCCAATCATGGGCCTGGGAGGGCAGACATCTCGGAAAAATTGAACTGATTTGCGATAAAAATTGGGTTCATGTCTGCACATATGAGAAAGCCTCCACTAAGCTTATCCCCAGAAAAAAAATAACATTGAGGAGTGAAATAATGAAGCAGCTAAACAAGTTGCCCCGGTTAACCAAAAAGAAATTATACTATACTGCAGCGGTCATCATCGTAAGCGTCTGTGTCATAGGTGGTTTCCTCTGGAACCAACACAGCCGCCCCCCTGTGATTACTAAAGATATCCCCATAGTACGTACAGCGGTAATTGGCACAACAGCCAACGCACAGGGTTATACTTATTCGGGCGAGGTGCGCGGACGCTATGAAAGCCAGCTTGCCTTTCAGGTAAACGGAAAAATTGTAAAAAGAAATGTTCAACTGGGAAGCATTGTAAACGCCGGAGACGTACTCCTGCAAATTGATGCCAGAGATGTTGTGCAAACGGTAAATAACTATTCCGCGCAGGTAGATTCGGCGGAATCACAACTGCAATTAGCGGAGAGCAACCTCAAACGCTACCGGGAATTGCTGGACGGCGGCGCTATCAGCCAATCCCAGTATGACCAGTATGCCAATGCTTACAACGTGGCGATTGCCGGCGTCCACCAGAGCCGGGCGCAATATGCGCAAGGTGCAAATCAACTGGATTACACCCTGTTAAAGGCCGACAAACCCGGTATTGTATCCGGTATCGCTGCTGAAATAGGCCAGGTAGTCAGCGCCGGGCAGGTTATCGTTACTGTCGTGCAGGATGGCGAGCGGGAAGTGGAAATCAGTGTGCCGGAAAATCGGATTGAAGAACTGCGCAAGGCGGAAAAAATACAGGTTTCCTTCTGGGCCTTACCCAACGTAACTGTCGATGGCAGGGTCCGGGAAATATCCCCGATGGCCGACCAAACTACCCGGACCTTTAAAGTACGGGTTAGTGTAATCAACCCGCCGCCGGCAATGAATTTAGGCATGACCGCCGCTGTTACCTTAACTGACAGCGCGTCACAGCCGGCCATCAATATTCCCGTAGCGGCTGTTTATCAAACCGGGAATGCGACACCCGCCGTCTGGATAGTAACTGACAACGCAGTAACCCTGCGTTCCGTTCAGACCGGTAATTACGGCAAGGACAATACCGTCCAGATACTTAGCGGCCTACGCCAGGGTGAGCGGATCGTCATTGCCGGGGTACATAAACTGACCGAAGGGCAGACAGTGAACATCGGCGGTGATTCACTATGAAAGGGTTCAACCTGACTGAATGGTCCCTCAACCATAAACAGTTTGTTTTTTTCTTTATCATTCTCTTTTTCATCGCCGGTATTTTTTCTTATAAAAATTTAGGCCGCATGGAAGATCCTGATTTTACTATAAAACAAATGGTAGTTGTCACTGCCTGGCCGGGAGCCACTGCCAAACAGATGGAAGAACAGGTTACCGACAAAATCGAGAAAAAATTGCAGGACCTGCCGGGGCTTGACTATTTAAAAAGCTACTCCACCCCGGGAACCACAGTAATTTACGTTAATCTAAAAGACTCTGTGCCGCAAAAAGAAGTACGCAGCAAGTGGCTGGAAGTGCGTAATATGGTCAACGACATAGCCGGCACTTTTCCCACCGGAGTTATGGCTCCACAGTTTAATGACCGATTTGATGAAGTGTATGGCGTGGTATTTGCCCTGACCGGGGATGGCTATACATATGAGGATCTGCGCGAAAAAGCGGAAAAAATCCGGCGGATGTTACTCGATGTCCCTCATGTGAAAAAGGTAAATCTGCTCGGAGTACAAACAGAAAAAATTTATATTGAAATTGAAAATAACAAGCTGGCGCAACTGGGAATTGACCCGAATCTTATTGCCGCCACGCTGCAGGCGCAAAATGCCATGGCCCCGTCTGGCATGCTGGAGACAGCAACCGATAATATCTACTTACGTATTACCGGCATGTTCGAAAACCTGGAAGATATTCAAAATACCCCTATTCAGGCCAATGGCCGCACCTTCCGCCTAGGCGATATCGCGACCGTTACCCGTGCCTATAGTGAGCCATCCGACCCCAGATTTTATTATAACGGCCAACCTGGCATCGGTATTTCCCTGGCGATGGAGCCAGGCGGCAACGTTCTTGTTTTAGGGGGAAATATAGAAAAAACAATTGAACAGGTAAAAAAAGAACTGCCGGCCGGCCTGGAGATTCATCAAACCGTCAATCAACCTAAAGTGGTGGAAAACTCCATTGACGAATTTGTAGAATCACTGTTCGAAGCCATCGTTATTGTTCTGATTGTCAGCTTTATCAGCCTGGGTATGCGTTCCGGCATTATTGTGGCTTTATGTATTCCGCTGGTTATCGCGATCGTATTCACCCTTATGAATTTGTTTGGTATTGATCTACATCGAGTTTCTCTGGGCGCACTTATTATCGCCTTGGGGTTGTTAGTGGATGACGCGATTATTACCATTGAGACCATGGTTGTTAAGCTGGAGCAAGGCTGGAGCCGCTTTAACGCCGCCTGCTTTGCCTATACTTCCACGGCCTATCCCCGCTTAACCGGCGAACTGGTAACCTGCGCCGGCTTCATCCCGGTAGGCTTTTCCGTCGGCAGCGCCTCGGAATATTGTATCAGCATCTTTACGGTTGTCACTATTGCCCTGCTGGCCTCCTGGCTGGTCGCCGGAACCGCTATTCCGTTGCTAGGCTATATGTTTATTAAAATAAAACCGAAAGGTGACGGTGAAACCGAGCATGATCCTTATGCTACGAGCTTTTATCAAAAGTTCAAAAAACTTCTAGTCTGGTGCCTGACCAATAAAAAGACCGTATTGATTGCCACTGCGGCTGTTTTTATCGCTTCTATTGGCTTATTGGGAATGGTAAAGCAGCAATTCTTCCCCTCCTCCACCCGCCCGGAACTGATTATCCAACTGGAACTGCCGGAGGGTTCCTCCATTAAAAGCACCGATGCCGTTGCCCGTCAGTTTGCGCAAAAACTGGAAGGCGATCCGCAGATCTCCTATTATACCTATCACGTGGGCGAAGGCGCTCCCCGTTTTGTGCTAAGCTTTGACCCAACAGCTTACAAGCCAAATTTTGCCGAATTTGTTATTGTGGCCAAGGATACCAAAGCCCGGGACCAACTGCAGGCTACCTATCGCGAGCTGTTACTCAGTGAATTTCCCAGTGTGCAATTTCATACCAAGGTTCTCAACGTCGGACCATCGTCCGACTATCCGGTCATGCTGCGCGTAAAAGGCTACGACGCGGATAAGGTTCGGGATATTGCCGAGCAGGCACGGACGATAATGGCCGCCAATCCCCATACCCGTAATGTGAACCTGAAATGGAGTGAAAAAAGCAAGATTATGCATTTAGCCATCGACCAGGATAAAGTCCGCAAACTGGGCATTACCTCACAGGCGCTGGCGACCGCGCTGCAGATGCAGCAGTCCGGAGCGGACATTACCCAATTCAGGGAAACTGATAAAACGGTCAATATGGCTCTCCGCTTTAATGCTCAGGACAGAAATAATCCTGCTGCGGTGAAAGATTTCAACATTCCGCTTGGCAATGGGCGATATGTCCCGCTGGATCAAATTGCGAAAATCAGTTTCGAGACAGAGGATGGTCTGATTTACCGGCGGGATTTAAAACCTATGATCTTGGTACAGGCGGAATTAAATTCCGAAGCTGTAACCGGCGACGATGTGGCAGAACAAGTATACAGCAACCTGGCTGACCTGCGCGCAAGCTTGCCGTTTGGC is part of the Propionispora hippei DSM 15287 genome and encodes:
- a CDS encoding TetR/AcrR family transcriptional regulator, encoding MRNRILLAAFEEMNLRGIKFTMSDLARRLNVSKTSLYDHFASKNELIHHILITVIQDIEKQEEAIYHNSELTFAEKISGLLKVAPTVFGPINNDRLYDELHHFYPEEFRMIDIFREQHQQRFLSLIVQGIENNAVRPVNLKVLHQLIDSALNDLFSYRFLSNSNMTYPDALSAMADIIVNGLLPKKE
- a CDS encoding efflux RND transporter periplasmic adaptor subunit; translation: MKQLNKLPRLTKKKLYYTAAVIIVSVCVIGGFLWNQHSRPPVITKDIPIVRTAVIGTTANAQGYTYSGEVRGRYESQLAFQVNGKIVKRNVQLGSIVNAGDVLLQIDARDVVQTVNNYSAQVDSAESQLQLAESNLKRYRELLDGGAISQSQYDQYANAYNVAIAGVHQSRAQYAQGANQLDYTLLKADKPGIVSGIAAEIGQVVSAGQVIVTVVQDGEREVEISVPENRIEELRKAEKIQVSFWALPNVTVDGRVREISPMADQTTRTFKVRVSVINPPPAMNLGMTAAVTLTDSASQPAINIPVAAVYQTGNATPAVWIVTDNAVTLRSVQTGNYGKDNTVQILSGLRQGERIVIAGVHKLTEGQTVNIGGDSL
- a CDS encoding efflux RND transporter permease subunit, producing MKGFNLTEWSLNHKQFVFFFIILFFIAGIFSYKNLGRMEDPDFTIKQMVVVTAWPGATAKQMEEQVTDKIEKKLQDLPGLDYLKSYSTPGTTVIYVNLKDSVPQKEVRSKWLEVRNMVNDIAGTFPTGVMAPQFNDRFDEVYGVVFALTGDGYTYEDLREKAEKIRRMLLDVPHVKKVNLLGVQTEKIYIEIENNKLAQLGIDPNLIAATLQAQNAMAPSGMLETATDNIYLRITGMFENLEDIQNTPIQANGRTFRLGDIATVTRAYSEPSDPRFYYNGQPGIGISLAMEPGGNVLVLGGNIEKTIEQVKKELPAGLEIHQTVNQPKVVENSIDEFVESLFEAIVIVLIVSFISLGMRSGIIVALCIPLVIAIVFTLMNLFGIDLHRVSLGALIIALGLLVDDAIITIETMVVKLEQGWSRFNAACFAYTSTAYPRLTGELVTCAGFIPVGFSVGSASEYCISIFTVVTIALLASWLVAGTAIPLLGYMFIKIKPKGDGETEHDPYATSFYQKFKKLLVWCLTNKKTVLIATAAVFIASIGLLGMVKQQFFPSSTRPELIIQLELPEGSSIKSTDAVARQFAQKLEGDPQISYYTYHVGEGAPRFVLSFDPTAYKPNFAEFVIVAKDTKARDQLQATYRELLLSEFPSVQFHTKVLNVGPSSDYPVMLRVKGYDADKVRDIAEQARTIMAANPHTRNVNLKWSEKSKIMHLAIDQDKVRKLGITSQALATALQMQQSGADITQFRETDKTVNMALRFNAQDRNNPAAVKDFNIPLGNGRYVPLDQIAKISFETEDGLIYRRDLKPMILVQAELNSEAVTGDDVAEQVYSNLADLRASLPFGYSIEYDGPKEDSIKSVGFLVQPIPAMIIAIMILLMIQLQSIPKMILTLLTAPLGIIGVAAGLVLINSPMGFVVQLGILALAGIIMRNSVILMDQIEQLLASGETLWDAIINATVIRLRPILLTAAAAILGMLPLVSSIFWGPMAIAIASGLMGATVLTLMVLPVMYAAWYKAKPDTSVQSSVSSTTSSHSV